A genomic stretch from Candidatus Auribacterota bacterium includes:
- a CDS encoding xanthine dehydrogenase family protein molybdopterin-binding subunit: MEFKYVGKNIARPDAAAKATGRVQFLDDLRLPGLLHAAFLRPPYAHAKIISIDTTEAEKCEGVVKVVTGKDIAFRYGENIKDRLPLAVGKVRWIGEPVAAVIAENVYQARQAVKKIKAEYEQLPVYVDARNAIKDGAVLIHEESGTFEHLPGMEAVPGTNIAGRYTLKKGDVEKGFSEAEVVIKGDFNYPFGSCSAIEPHGAIAWFHEDNTIEIWSSSICPFIVREDIAHVYKLPVSAVRVHIPELGGCFGYKSDVTIEQTVAYIASFVPGRPVKWVATRKEDLLSTLIGHGMRTRIKIGAKKDGALTALKTTILHSTGASKDTGIHVLIASTHNSTGAYEFPHCHLEGISVYTNTPPVGAYRGYGHQESQFAMERMMDILARKLGMNPFELRAKNYLGPGKITSLGEKLWESNGNVRKCADTVKDIVFSKPRKVKEDGQYYYGRGFAALMKSPKGAPFSSKSCYLKINSDGSVSINMGGAEVGQGLRTVVRQVAAETLKISPEKIAVYTEIDTQFSPWEWQTIGSMFTIQGGRAIIRACEKAIAQMKRTASQVLRVDEDRLVYDGEWIYLDHDPSVRVAVTKLARGYTYDDGVTVGEVVHTTADARLPRQSNPDACGQGTMGITYTFGAQACEIRIEKKTGKIFIDHFVSCFDIGKVINPRQIRGQVTGGVMMAIGATLHEELKFTPDGQAVNPHFSKYRFPTIKDAPKKQTVEFVETPEHIGPYGARGIGEHPVIGVAPSILNAIHDAIGVDFYEIPITPEKIMQALAGKGK; the protein is encoded by the coding sequence ATGGAATTCAAATACGTCGGGAAAAATATCGCCAGGCCTGATGCCGCCGCCAAGGCCACGGGCAGGGTCCAGTTCCTCGATGACCTCAGGCTCCCAGGGCTCCTGCACGCGGCATTCCTGAGGCCGCCCTACGCGCACGCGAAAATCATATCCATTGACACCACCGAGGCGGAGAAGTGCGAGGGAGTGGTGAAAGTGGTCACGGGCAAAGACATCGCCTTCCGCTACGGAGAGAACATCAAGGACAGGCTGCCGCTCGCGGTGGGAAAGGTCCGCTGGATCGGGGAGCCCGTCGCCGCGGTGATCGCCGAGAACGTGTACCAGGCGCGCCAGGCCGTGAAGAAAATAAAGGCCGAATACGAGCAGCTCCCCGTGTACGTGGACGCCCGCAACGCGATAAAGGACGGCGCGGTCCTGATCCATGAGGAGTCGGGCACGTTCGAGCACCTCCCCGGGATGGAGGCAGTCCCCGGCACCAACATCGCCGGCCGCTACACCCTGAAGAAGGGCGACGTAGAGAAGGGATTCAGCGAAGCCGAGGTCGTCATCAAGGGAGACTTCAACTATCCCTTCGGTTCCTGTTCCGCGATCGAGCCCCACGGGGCCATCGCCTGGTTCCACGAGGACAACACAATTGAAATCTGGTCGTCATCTATTTGCCCATTCATTGTCCGTGAGGACATCGCCCACGTGTACAAACTCCCGGTCTCGGCCGTGAGGGTCCACATACCAGAACTGGGAGGATGTTTCGGCTACAAATCGGATGTCACCATCGAGCAGACAGTTGCCTACATCGCGAGCTTCGTGCCGGGCCGCCCCGTGAAGTGGGTCGCAACGAGGAAAGAGGATTTGCTCAGCACGCTCATCGGGCACGGGATGAGGACGCGGATAAAGATCGGCGCGAAAAAAGACGGCGCCCTCACCGCCCTGAAGACCACCATCCTCCATTCCACCGGCGCGTCCAAAGACACCGGAATTCACGTCCTGATCGCCTCGACGCATAATTCCACAGGCGCCTACGAGTTCCCGCACTGCCACCTGGAGGGTATTTCGGTCTATACGAATACGCCACCGGTCGGCGCGTACCGCGGGTACGGACACCAGGAATCGCAGTTCGCCATGGAGCGGATGATGGATATCCTCGCCCGTAAGCTCGGGATGAACCCGTTCGAACTCAGGGCGAAGAACTACCTCGGCCCCGGCAAAATCACCTCACTCGGGGAGAAGCTCTGGGAGAGCAACGGGAATGTCAGGAAGTGCGCGGACACTGTCAAGGATATTGTCTTTTCAAAGCCCAGGAAGGTGAAAGAAGACGGCCAGTACTACTACGGAAGGGGATTCGCGGCGCTGATGAAATCCCCAAAGGGCGCCCCGTTCTCCTCCAAGAGCTGCTACCTCAAGATCAACAGCGACGGCAGCGTCTCCATCAACATGGGGGGGGCGGAGGTCGGCCAGGGGCTCAGGACGGTCGTCAGGCAGGTGGCCGCCGAGACGTTGAAAATCTCACCCGAGAAGATCGCGGTGTACACGGAGATTGACACGCAATTCTCCCCATGGGAGTGGCAGACGATCGGCTCAATGTTCACGATCCAGGGAGGGAGGGCGATCATCCGGGCCTGCGAGAAGGCCATCGCGCAGATGAAGCGCACGGCCTCACAGGTCCTGCGGGTGGACGAGGATCGGCTCGTATACGACGGCGAGTGGATCTATCTCGACCACGATCCGAGCGTCCGGGTCGCGGTGACGAAGCTCGCCCGCGGGTACACGTACGATGACGGCGTGACGGTGGGCGAGGTGGTGCACACCACCGCCGACGCGCGCCTGCCCCGGCAGTCCAACCCCGACGCGTGCGGGCAGGGGACGATGGGGATCACCTATACCTTCGGCGCGCAGGCCTGCGAGATACGGATCGAAAAGAAGACGGGCAAGATTTTTATCGACCATTTCGTCTCCTGTTTTGACATCGGCAAGGTGATCAATCCCAGGCAGATCAGGGGCCAGGTCACGGGGGGCGTGATGATGGCGATCGGGGCGACCCTCCACGAGGAGCTCAAGTTTACCCCGGACGGGCAGGCCGTCAACCCCCACTTCTCGAAATACCGTTTTCCCACCATCAAGGATGCCCCCAAAAAACAAACGGTCGAGTTCGTGGAGACGCCCGAGCACATCGGCCCATACGGCGCGCGGGGGATCGGTGAGCACCCGGTGATCGGCGTGGCGCCGTCCATCCTGAACGCCATCCACGACGCGATCGGCGTAGATTTCTACGAGATCCCGATCACCCCGGAGAAGATCATGCAGGCGCTCGCGGGGAAGGGGAAATAG
- a CDS encoding glycosyltransferase family 39 protein, whose translation MWKADSPWHVPSAAAILCAALCVRVLLPLIAYTWTRDARIFNTPDTASYRACAESLARTGSFSIGGIPEIVRTPGYPVLLVPGVALGHVTAVTVWLQIVLGCVTVLLVYRVAFILTGSRPSAAASGLLCAFEPLSVLYCSLLLAETFFATTLMLFLFLLLVYLKRGTMRHLAAAACALALSVYVRPIAYWMPLVMTLLLAAAACGRRGRRGRDTLRAFAFLCICAALIGVWQIRNFLTTGYRGVSAISDINLYFYHGAGVMAVETGESYYAVQRKMGYGDEMVYLQQHPDQKNLPPALRYVKMGKEGREIIRAHPLTFANCYLRGLIQTAFDPGAIDYLKFFGRYREGGGLLGEIIDRGLASTACGLARARPALFWSNLILGLVLLVYLGSSLAAFARGPARGITLAAVAVIALYLIILSGGANALGRFRHPVMPLVCVLAGYGLERVWRRGDRRTGHAGGIHHGAHDDARTPGSGRV comes from the coding sequence ATGTGGAAGGCTGACAGCCCCTGGCATGTACCCTCTGCAGCCGCAATTCTGTGCGCTGCCCTTTGTGTGAGGGTTCTGCTCCCCCTCATCGCGTACACCTGGACGCGCGACGCGCGCATTTTTAACACTCCCGACACCGCGTCCTATCGCGCCTGCGCGGAATCACTCGCGCGCACCGGCAGTTTCTCGATCGGAGGTATTCCTGAAATCGTGCGGACGCCGGGGTATCCCGTTCTGCTCGTTCCGGGAGTGGCGCTCGGGCACGTCACCGCGGTGACAGTGTGGCTGCAAATAGTCCTGGGATGTGTGACGGTGTTGCTCGTCTACCGCGTGGCCTTCATCCTCACGGGGAGCAGGCCGTCCGCAGCAGCGAGCGGCCTCCTGTGCGCCTTCGAACCGCTCTCGGTGCTCTACTGCAGCCTCCTCCTCGCGGAGACCTTTTTCGCCACGACGCTCATGCTCTTCCTGTTCCTTCTTCTCGTCTATCTGAAGAGGGGAACGATGCGCCACCTGGCTGCTGCCGCGTGCGCGCTCGCCTTATCGGTTTACGTCCGGCCGATCGCCTACTGGATGCCCCTCGTAATGACGCTCCTCCTCGCGGCGGCGGCATGCGGGCGGCGGGGGAGGAGGGGTAGAGACACCCTAAGGGCGTTCGCGTTTCTGTGTATCTGCGCGGCGCTGATCGGCGTCTGGCAGATAAGAAATTTCCTCACGACCGGATACAGGGGGGTCTCGGCAATCAGTGACATCAACCTTTATTTTTACCATGGGGCAGGAGTGATGGCTGTGGAAACTGGGGAGTCGTATTATGCGGTACAGAGAAAGATGGGTTATGGGGATGAGATGGTGTACCTGCAACAGCACCCTGATCAGAAAAATCTCCCTCCCGCTCTACGTTATGTGAAAATGGGAAAGGAAGGGAGAGAGATCATTCGTGCGCACCCCCTTACTTTCGCAAACTGTTATCTGAGGGGTTTGATTCAGACTGCCTTCGACCCCGGCGCCATCGACTATCTGAAATTTTTCGGGCGCTACCGAGAGGGGGGCGGGCTTCTGGGTGAGATCATTGACCGCGGCCTGGCGAGCACGGCGTGTGGGCTCGCCCGCGCGAGGCCGGCACTGTTCTGGAGCAACCTCATCCTCGGCCTTGTGCTCCTCGTCTATCTCGGGAGCTCCCTTGCGGCGTTCGCTCGCGGCCCCGCGCGCGGCATCACGCTCGCGGCGGTGGCAGTCATCGCGCTCTATCTCATCATCCTCTCGGGCGGCGCAAACGCGCTCGGCAGATTCCGCCACCCCGTGATGCCGCTCGTCTGCGTGCTCGCGGGCTACGGGCTTGAGAGAGTGTGGCGCAGGGGAGACCGCCGGACGGGGCACGCGGGTGGAATACATCATGGCGCTCACGATGACGCGCGCACTCCCGGATCGGGGAGGGTGTGA